The following nucleotide sequence is from Cytobacillus sp. IB215665.
CTACAAATCGTTTTTCCCTAGACCTTCTTATCTAAAAACCTATTTCATCACTAATGAAGATTTATCATAATCCCTAATAATTAATTATCTATAAATGCAAGTATAAGAATAAAGCCGCTTTTCTTAACCATTGTTGCTATTGTTATCTTATTAGTACTAAAAAGGTGGTTTTATATTGTTAGTTATTGTTGTACAAAAGAAAAGATGCCACGAACTCTAGTTGTGTACGTTTTTCTTCTTTATGCGAAAACAGCCAAAATAAAAAACCAGGTGGTATAGATGCCATCTGGTTTTACCTTTTTTGCTGCTACCAAATTCAATTAATATTTAGTATACGTAAACGAAATCCGTTCATCGCAGTTTCTCCTAGCTGGTTAAGAAGTTGAAAGTTAGCAAAAGCTCCAACGACCGCTCCTACTCCAGGTACAATTTGCATCATTTTAATTAAATCAATATGATCTCGATATTCTTGCTGAAATTTTCTCCAATCCAATTCAATTAGTTCATTTTTTTTCTCGTTCCAGTTCGCAATAATTATAAATGTTTCTTTTCTATGCTTATCACTTGAAAACGCTAATTGAAATAAATATAACAAAAATAAACGCTCTTCATATTTTTTCACATCATACCCATATAATGTAGCAATTTCAAACAATAACTTCATTTTAATAGACAGTAATAAAGGGAAATCAGCAAGACCTAACAAAATCCCTCCCATACCTGTTCCAGCCCCTTCTACTGCCGCTGTTCGTTTATAGGACTTAATTTTTTCTTTTATTAACAAATCTTTTTCTTGTAACGTAAGATGAGACACCTCGTGATCTTTCGTGGTAAAATCTGAACCAACAAGCGTTCCTTTGACAAGTTTTTTTATACTTTCTGTAATTATTTCATGAGCTTGCTCAGGGATCATTTGATTCACTTTGTACTGGGCTTTTTTTGTCACCCTAGTGTAAATTGGTGGTCGCTGTAACATTTTTTTACGCCATTGAATTAACTCATTTAAAACTTTTCGCTCATATGTGTTCATTCATCATACTCCTCCGAACCTAGACGTATTTATAACTTTTTCAGCCTACTTTTAACATAAAGATTTATAAACACATAACTAAAAACTATCCCACAAATGAAAGCTAAAAATGCAATAAATACTTTACCTATAAGTAGTATGACGATAGCAAATATACTAGCTTGAATAATTAACAATTTATGTAGCAGTTGTAAGAATGCTTTTTCCCTCACGGATTTTTGAACCGGATACAAGCCAAGCCAAAGTTTCATTGAAAAATGTCGCCATAAGGTCATAAGTTGAAAACCAGTAAGATATAAAAATAAAACAACAATGACGAGCGTTCCATAGCTTAAAGGCAACATTACAAGTAAAAGTATCCCTATAATAAGTAATCGGATAAACAAACCAAAATAATCACTTGATCGTAAAAAAGCCCTCGCGAATAAATGAGTGAAAGTAGCATCTTGTGAAAAAGGTAACCTCTTCAATGTCCAATCTAGCCACTTTCGTCTCTTAACTTGTATTTTCAATTGAGGAACGTCTGTGAACAAATTAGCAATGCGGTAAAACGTCATCATCCTTTTCGATTCTAGTTCAATTAAGTGATCCCATTTCAATCGTTTAGAAGATGTTAGCTTTCTAAAATAAACGTATAGGCCAAACATAATAAGGATGATTAAAATAGGATATAAGTAGTTGGCTTTAATAATGACAAAATAGACAAACGAAAAAGAAATGAATAATCGAATGATGAAATCAACAATGTGAACTTCTTTTTCAACAAAATATTGTACTGTCCATTCGATTAACATATTCCAAACCTTTAATATTAACAATAGTACTAGTAATAAAAGAAGGCTTGTAGCTCCTCTACCAGACATCGTTAAATAAAGAGGTGCAAGACCTGCTACAACCAAAATAACAATGTAGCTTTGTAAGGTAAAGCTGTACAAAAACGACCGATAAAAATATGCCGACATTTTTGTTTCCATTGGCAATAAGAATACAATGTCTGCTTGCTTTAAAAAAGTTTGTATTGGGCTTTTCGTGATTACTACGGCTAAAATAATTGACATGACTATCGCATGCGGAAAATGCGGTGAGAGTGTCTCAAGCCACTGCTGATAATAATAAGCCCCTGCTCCAATGCTAAATATTAAAACAAAAGCTAAATGTTGATTAAATATATAACGAAGGTATCTGCCCGTTTCTTTTCTATGTTGTGCAAATCGCTGATTCCAAATCTTTTTTCCCTCATTCATCTGACTCTGCTTCCTTTGTCAATTGGATATAAAGATCATCAAGTGTAGCATCTGGAGCTTGAAACTCTTTCCGCAACTCATTCAATGTCCCTTTCGCTCGTACTTTACCATTATGTAAAATAACAAATGAATCACAGTATCGTTCAGCAGTTGCTAAAATATGGGTTGACATTAAAATTCCAGCACCATTCTTTTTCATCGTATTCATTAACTCTAATAGTGACTGGATGCCCAATGGGTCTAATCCTACAAAAGGTTCATCAATAATATAGAGCGACGGCTCCACTAAAAACGCACACATAATCATTACCTTTTGCTTCATACCTTTTGAAAAATGGGCAGGAAACCACTTCAACTTCTTTTCCATCCTAAATTCTTTTAGTAATGGTTCTAGTCTTTCTTCAAAAGTTTCTTTTGTGAGACCATAGGCCATCGCGGTTAATTCTAGATGTTCTCTTAGCGTGAGTTCTTCATATAAAATAGGCATTTCCGGAATGAAGCTATATTGCGCCCGATATTCTTCAGTGTCTTCTAACATGGTCTTTCCATTTATTTTAATTGATCCGTTTCTCACATCCATTAAGCCAATGATATGTTTAATCGTAGTACTTTTTCCCGCACCATTTAAGCCGATTAACCCAACTATCTCATTACTATTTACCTCAAAAGATACATCTTTAATGACTGGTCTTTTTGTATATCCACCGGTCACACCGTTCAATTCAAGTAATGCCATTGTACATCTCCTTAAGTTTATATATTTAACTATACTTAAGTATATTTTACCAAACAAAAAGAAAAAGAAACAATAATAAAAGCGGAAGTGCCTTGATCATTCCCGACAAGCACTGGAGTCAAATTTCGTGAAGGCGCTGTTTGCCTTCAACGGATTTGACGAAGTGACCTCGAGGGAATAGGCGCTGGAGCTAGAAAATAATAAAAGCGGAAGTGCCTTGATCATTCCCGACATGCACTGGAGTCAAATTTCGTGAAGGCGCTGTTTGCCTTCAACGGATTTGACGAAGTGACCTCGAGGGAATAGGCGCTGGAGCTAGAAAATAATAAAAGCGGAAGTGCCTTGATCATTCCCGACATGCACTGGAGTCAAATTACCTGAAGGCGCACATCTTAGGATAAAATCCCATCCATTTTTTAGTAGTAAATAAAATCATATTTTTTGTGTATAGTGTTTTAAACATTGGGTATTCTAAATGTTGAAGAGAGGGAAAGGTGTTAGCTAAGAAATTGAACTCCCGCTTTTCTAGTGGTGATTCAATCTAAAGGAATGAGGTGTCTGTGAAAGACAACTTTCTATGTTAGACACTGGACCTATTAGTTGCTTTTAATGACGTTTGTCAAAGAGGGGATGGTCATCTTGAACAAAGTGAGTTAACGACGTTCAAAGACTCCATTCATAATGAGGTGTTTACAGAAGGCAATTTAGTCTTTGCATCTAAATAAAGATCCCTTACTTCAATGTAAGGTGTAATCACTTAGAATGCTCATCTTGAACAATCATTCTCACTTTTAAACACATCATTCATAAAACAAATGAGGTGTTTACGAAAGACACATTAGCTTTTTCACAACGTATTCAAAGCAGAACACAATATCCCTCATCTTCAACTCAGGATGCAACCTAAAAGGTTGTATCCTGTTTCTATTTCCAAACAAATATATGGTAAAATATAAAGAAATGTGCAAGCAAGTTGACCATCTCGATACGCATGTGAAGGTGCTTTTTAAAGGGGATAGGAGCTCGAGTTAGCCATCCATAAATGCGCAGCCCCCACAAGCACTGGTAACATTTCATATGAAGGTGTTTCTTCCTTCTATGCAAAGGTGAAGAAATATCGAGGGGATTGGCGCGAGCTAATACGTTTGCTTCTTTCTAATCAAAAAAATTAATGGAGGGGTAAGAATATGACTGATTGCATTTTTTGCAAAATAATTAATGGTGAAATTCCTAGCGCAAAAGTTTTTGAGAATGAACATGTTATAGCAATACTTGATATTAGCCAAGTCACAAAAGGACATACACTAGTTATTCCGAAAGTACATAAAGAAAATATTTTTGATTTAACTCCTGACATTGCTAAAAACATATTTGAAGTAGTCCCAAAGATAGCTAATTCAATTAAAGAACAATATGAACCTCTCGGATTAAATCTGCTTAACAACAACGGTGAAATTGCAGGGCAAACAGTATTTCATTACCACATGCATATTATCCCTCGCTATGGGAAAGGTGACGGCTTTGGAGCAGCATGGAAGCCACATGGTAATGAATATAGTCCAGAGGATTTACAACAAATTGCTCGTACAATCGCATCTAGCATACAATGATGTCTATTAAGTAAGTCAATATGGTAAACAACTTTACGATTAGACAGAGCGAATAACATATGTTGTATTTTATACAATGGCTGTTTTTGCATTGATTGTTGTTTTTCGTATTAAGAAATAAACACGCATACAACTAGAGTTCGTGGTCTTTTCGATGACTAACGTGTAGAACCGCTGTTTATGGTGCTAACTTGGTAACAATAACAACAATGATTACGAAAAGAGTCATACTAAAGTTCATCTTCGCATTAATGTCCCTTTTCGTTTTAAGTTATAAGCACGTAAACTGTCGCCTTCGTGGCATCTTTTCTACTTTTACAATTATTGAGCTCTCATAAAGCTCAGCACTATTCCATTATTAGTAAAAAAACAAAGTTTACGAAAAGAGCCTCTACAATTTAAAAAAGGTAATCAGCTACCATAATCTACCCTATATAGGATATTCTATATAGATAGATTATGGTTCTTATTATATATAGGCTCATTACGTAAGGCTGTTTTCGTATTGATTGTCTTTCGTATTGGAAATAAACACGTATACAACTAGAGTTCGTAGTACCTTTTCTTCTGAAACATGATAACTAACATCTAGAGCTACTTCCTATGGACGAATTTGGTGATAATTGCAACAAAGTTTACGAAAAGAGCCTTTCGTAAATATCGCTTCTTTTATTTACTAAATTACACTATATGCAACTCTATGAGTTTGTCATCGTTTAATTGTTTTCAAATTGTATTTAAACCTCATTCAACGATAACAACAACCTATGCAAAGCAACCCCTATATTCAATAATCGCTAAACTTTCTGATCATTGCACGAACTGGTGTTATTTCTGATATTCTCAACCAATCATCGTGATCAAAGAAATCTTCATACTGAGAAAGAAACTCTTCTACTGTTCTATGAAAAGAATCATTCCACCTTAATAGATGAATAAACTCTTCTCTTGTTCCAGTAAAACCGTATAGATCTTTTATTCGG
It contains:
- a CDS encoding EcsC family protein, yielding MNTYERKVLNELIQWRKKMLQRPPIYTRVTKKAQYKVNQMIPEQAHEIITESIKKLVKGTLVGSDFTTKDHEVSHLTLQEKDLLIKEKIKSYKRTAAVEGAGTGMGGILLGLADFPLLLSIKMKLLFEIATLYGYDVKKYEERLFLLYLFQLAFSSDKHRKETFIIIANWNEKKNELIELDWRKFQQEYRDHIDLIKMMQIVPGVGAVVGAFANFQLLNQLGETAMNGFRLRILNIN
- a CDS encoding ABC transporter permease, encoding MNEGKKIWNQRFAQHRKETGRYLRYIFNQHLAFVLIFSIGAGAYYYQQWLETLSPHFPHAIVMSIILAVVITKSPIQTFLKQADIVFLLPMETKMSAYFYRSFLYSFTLQSYIVILVVAGLAPLYLTMSGRGATSLLLLLVLLLILKVWNMLIEWTVQYFVEKEVHIVDFIIRLFISFSFVYFVIIKANYLYPILIILIMFGLYVYFRKLTSSKRLKWDHLIELESKRMMTFYRIANLFTDVPQLKIQVKRRKWLDWTLKRLPFSQDATFTHLFARAFLRSSDYFGLFIRLLIIGILLLVMLPLSYGTLVIVVLFLYLTGFQLMTLWRHFSMKLWLGLYPVQKSVREKAFLQLLHKLLIIQASIFAIVILLIGKVFIAFLAFICGIVFSYVFINLYVKSRLKKL
- a CDS encoding ABC transporter ATP-binding protein, translating into MALLELNGVTGGYTKRPVIKDVSFEVNSNEIVGLIGLNGAGKSTTIKHIIGLMDVRNGSIKINGKTMLEDTEEYRAQYSFIPEMPILYEELTLREHLELTAMAYGLTKETFEERLEPLLKEFRMEKKLKWFPAHFSKGMKQKVMIMCAFLVEPSLYIIDEPFVGLDPLGIQSLLELMNTMKKNGAGILMSTHILATAERYCDSFVILHNGKVRAKGTLNELRKEFQAPDATLDDLYIQLTKEAESDE
- a CDS encoding HIT family protein, with the protein product MTDCIFCKIINGEIPSAKVFENEHVIAILDISQVTKGHTLVIPKVHKENIFDLTPDIAKNIFEVVPKIANSIKEQYEPLGLNLLNNNGEIAGQTVFHYHMHIIPRYGKGDGFGAAWKPHGNEYSPEDLQQIARTIASSIQ